Genomic DNA from Nocardioides aquaticus:
TGCCCAGCAGCGTGCTCGGCACGTGCACGACGCGCACCCCGCGCAGCCAGGACGCCGCGACGAAGCCGCCGAGGTCGGTGGTGGCGCCGCCGCCGAGGGTGACCACGGCGTCGGAGCGGGTGAACCCGCGCTCCCCCAGCGCCTCCCAGCAGTCGGCGGCGACCGCGGCGGTCTTGGCCTGCTCGGCGTCGGGCAGGCCGAGGGCCAGCACGTCGTAGCGCTCGACGAGCCGCTCGGCCAGGGCCTGGGCCTGCTCCCCGAGCTCGCCGGCGAAGAGCAGCGCGACCCGGGTGGGGCCGTCGCCGAGCAGGTCGGCGACGCGGTCCAGGACGTCGCGGCCGACCACGACGTCGTACGGCGACGCGCCGCGCACCGCGATGGTGCGGGCCGGCGCGCTCATCGGTCCTCCCCGGAGTCGGTCCCGGACAGCAGCGCGTCGACCTCGTCCGCGACGTCCTCGGGGGTGCGGCCGTCGGTGTCGACGACGTGGCGGGCCACGGACTCGTACACCGGGGTGCGCTCGTCGAGCAGCGCCTTGATCCGGGCGCGGACGTTGCCCAGCAGCATCGGCCGGCCGACGCCGAGCCCGACCCGCTTGACGGCGTCGGTCAGCCCGACGCGGAGGAACACGACCTGGTGCCCGGCGAGCACCTCGCGGGTGCCGGCGTCGACGACGGACCCGCCGCCCAGCGACAGCACGCCGTCGTGCTCGGCCAGCGCCGTCGCCACGGCGTTGCGCTCCAGGTCGCGGAAGTGCTGCTCGCCGTCCTCGACGAAGATGTCGGAGACGGCGCGGCCGGTCGTGGCCTCGACGTCGGCGTCGGTGTCGCGGACCGCGACGCCCCACCGCTCGCCGAGCAGGAGTCCGACGGTGGTCTTGCCGGCGCCCATCGGGCCGACCAGCACGACGCGGGGGCGGACGTGCGGCGGGCGGCCGCTCGTGCGGGTCACCGGTACCTCAGCGCCTCGAGGTAGGACTGGACGTTGCGGCGGGTCTCGTGCACGGCGTCGCCGCCGAACTTCTCGATGACGGCGTCGGCCAGGACCAGCGCCACCATCGCCTCGGCGACGATGCCGGCGGCCGGCACCGCGCAGACGTCGGAGCGCTGGTGGTGCGCCCGGGTCTCCTCGCCGGTGGCGACGTCGACGGTGCGCAGGGCCCGCGGGACGGTGGCGATCGGCTTCATCGCCGCGCGCACGCGCAGCACCTCGCCGGTGGTCATCCCGCCCTCGGTGCCGCCCGAGCGACCGGTCGAGCGGCGGATGCCGTCGGGACCGGTGACGATCTCGTCGTGCGCCTGCGAGCCGGGCGTGGCCGCGGTGACGAAGCCGTCGCCGACCTCGACGCCCTTGATCGCCTGGATCCCCATCAGGGCGCCGGCCAGGCGGGAGTCGAGCCGGCGGTCCCAGTGGACGTACGACCCGAGGCCCGGCGGGAGGCCGTGCACGACGACCTCGACGACGCCGCCCAGGGTGTCGCCGTCCTTGTGGGCCTCGTCGACGCGGGCGACCATCGCGGCCGACGCGTCGGGGTCCAGGCAGCGCACCGGGTCGGCGTCGAGGCGCTCGACGTCGTCGGGCTCCGGCACCGACCCGGCCGGCGCCGGGACGCCGCCGAGCTCGACGACGTGGGAGACCACGCGAGCGCCGGTGGCCTGCTGCAGGAAGGACGTCGCCACGCAGCCGAGCGCGACCCGGGCCGCGGTCTCACGGGCCGAGGCCCGCTCCAGCACCGGTCGGGCGTCCTCGAAGTCGTACTTCTGCATGCCGGCAAGGTCGGCGTGCCCGGGGCGCGGGCGGGTCAGCGGCGCGTTGCGGCCGAGCCCCTCGAGCGTCTCGGCCGGCACGGGGTCGGCCGACATCACCTGCTCCCACTTGGGCCACTCGGTGTTGCCGACCTCGATCGCGACCGGCCCGCCCTGGGTGAGCCCGTGGCGCACTCCCCCGGTGATCGTGACCTGGTCCTGCTCGAACTTCATCCGGGCCCCGCGGCCGTAGCCCAGACGACGACGGGCCAGGGCGTCGGCGACGTCCTCGCTGGTCACCGCCACGTGGGCGGGCAGGCCTTCGAGGATCGCGACGAGGGAGGGTCCGTGGGACTCACCCGCGGTCAGCCAGCGCAACATGCGCCCAGTCTCCCACCCGCCCCGCGCACCCCCACGACCCGCCCGACGGGCGGGCGGCGGGGCCGTCGCGGCCGGTCGGGCTGGCAGGACGGGTCGTGGGTCAGCGGACGCGCCGGAGCGCGTCCGTCGACCCACGACCTCACCGTGGGGGCCGGCCGTCCCTCAGGCCCAGCCGAGCGCCCCGGCCACCACGTCCCCGAGGAGGACGCCGAGCAGGGCGCCGAGGAGGAGGAACGGGCCGAAGGGGTACGCCGCGCGCAGCAGCGAGCGGTCGCGGCGCACCAGCGCCCACAGCGCCCCGGGCACCCCGAAGACCAGGAAGCCCGCGTAGAGCCCGACCAGCACCTCGGCCCAGCCCAGCTGCCCCAGGCCGGCGCCCACCATCGCGGCCAGCCGCACGTCGCCGAAGCCGAGGCCGGCGGAGCGGACGAACCACAGCAGCCAGTACGCCGTGCGCGCCGCGACCAGGGCGACCAGCGACCGGACCAGGGCGTCGGTCTCCGCCGGGCCGCCGAGCAGGGCCGCGACCGCGGCCACGGCCACCAGCCACGCGGTGGCCGGCAGGACGAGCACCTTCGGCAGCAGCCGGGTCCGCAGGTCGACCGCGCCGAGCGCGACCGCGACCGGCACCACCGCGACCAGGCCGACCAGGGCCGGCTCGGCCCCGACCGACCAGGCCAGCAGCCCGGCCGCCAGGGCGCCGACGACCGCCGTACGCCGCGCCAGCCCGGGCGCCGCGGCGACCTCGGCGTAGGTCGGCGGCGGGTCCTCGCCCTCGGGCAGGTGCAGCGACGCGGGGTCGGGCTGGGGCAGCCGCCGGACCAGCGCCGGGACGGCCGCGCCGCCGGCCCCGCCGAGCAGGGCGCAGCCGAGCACGAGCAGCAGGCTCACGCGGACACCCTCACAGCGGCGCCCTCACGCCGACACCTCACGCCGGCGTCCTCACGACCGCGCCGCACGCGCCGCGAGCTCCCGCTCGCCGGCGCCGCGCAGCAGGTCGACGTCGACGTCGAGGCCGGTGAAGGCACGGACCTGGAGCACGGCCTGGTGGACCAGCAGG
This window encodes:
- the aroC gene encoding chorismate synthase yields the protein MLRWLTAGESHGPSLVAILEGLPAHVAVTSEDVADALARRRLGYGRGARMKFEQDQVTITGGVRHGLTQGGPVAIEVGNTEWPKWEQVMSADPVPAETLEGLGRNAPLTRPRPGHADLAGMQKYDFEDARPVLERASARETAARVALGCVATSFLQQATGARVVSHVVELGGVPAPAGSVPEPDDVERLDADPVRCLDPDASAAMVARVDEAHKDGDTLGGVVEVVVHGLPPGLGSYVHWDRRLDSRLAGALMGIQAIKGVEVGDGFVTAATPGSQAHDEIVTGPDGIRRSTGRSGGTEGGMTTGEVLRVRAAMKPIATVPRALRTVDVATGEETRAHHQRSDVCAVPAAGIVAEAMVALVLADAVIEKFGGDAVHETRRNVQSYLEALRYR
- a CDS encoding shikimate kinase, encoding MTRTSGRPPHVRPRVVLVGPMGAGKTTVGLLLGERWGVAVRDTDADVEATTGRAVSDIFVEDGEQHFRDLERNAVATALAEHDGVLSLGGGSVVDAGTREVLAGHQVVFLRVGLTDAVKRVGLGVGRPMLLGNVRARIKALLDERTPVYESVARHVVDTDGRTPEDVADEVDALLSGTDSGEDR
- a CDS encoding prepilin peptidase, which encodes MSLLLVLGCALLGGAGGAAVPALVRRLPQPDPASLHLPEGEDPPPTYAEVAAAPGLARRTAVVGALAAGLLAWSVGAEPALVGLVAVVPVAVALGAVDLRTRLLPKVLVLPATAWLVAVAAVAALLGGPAETDALVRSLVALVAARTAYWLLWFVRSAGLGFGDVRLAAMVGAGLGQLGWAEVLVGLYAGFLVFGVPGALWALVRRDRSLLRAAYPFGPFLLLGALLGVLLGDVVAGALGWA